From one Lineus longissimus chromosome 3, tnLinLong1.2, whole genome shotgun sequence genomic stretch:
- the LOC135484605 gene encoding protein kintoun-like, protein MASTESRTKNWKDLDITPEEVERLSTALKNEEFRKLFVEYAEEISDPDNRRKYEEEIAQMEGERGMDITFINPEPGYVLKTTVNGDNKAFINICSNEHIEKPSSTSQVGPDGKKGLQWSIPHSFSPVRDDLDKLSKKCKVYDVVFHPDTLRMANSNERFQKIIEDTAFDGIMRSFDVKLDKKNKKLLKMKFKGTPQATVIRKKKSESSNETPASTETNGNTDDPLNFPYPYDNCTTDEKSKKMQEEILNREEAKRKQAEKTQVNGQNEKEDDDDDAVPKYSIVHRSELDIQEYRDAPDARTSTRPTELVVTVDLPLLKSAASVDLDIMEKKLILISTKPAAYKLDLNLPYPVDEANGSAKFDKNKRKLTVTLPVIPDERKGLTLDIAPDENVPSKPEGLPDLIPVNEDLSNSKPLIEVLHSDDFSMPAQQQSIDSGDLPDSSGEGEDYRDEKCIWSSEDVGDEKFVPKISYSFPNSYDVSQDDQTVSCVIQVKKVSIDSVSKSFSADKRTVTLKFVTVGAGGFPCHYCYCVRFPESCSFVPEQAGVDVMDENLVLLLLKEKSCRQEWKSYQVGLDENSFEEKLFVTEESLGESLDHLTSEASHRDTTKTDSLPPFKVSDLNEEKLVIEVGGNPFLSDSDTDHSPREIEVVHQKATPNIPSILRRTVSESSASDDLSSSWNGRMGGDPAFSRESSRQDSWSASETETGEGRLRKSVSFNEHIDMTTFRSTQAVTTMKTALKSKRRRQRKKDQKQDRRRRHSSTGSECSSSDDTPFIGMPPCGKAGNLDTLPDETSDLSLPQKDVDRTIGRDDVHAGGIANKISDDELRTSVSDEVVGGDSNEQQEGDSMEKEEEDSVKQSWEELGDADTDKQTPDNAKQMSDNLVADGFKDKIKVLSKEAASDDEDDVDERTGGSCDGDAANSLSWDDKASSGVDCYENEHKTQCAFNFSNSVIYDLDVD, encoded by the exons ATGGCGTCGACGGAAAGCAGAACGAAAAACTGGAAAGATTTAGACATAACTCCCGAAGAAGTGGAGCGTCTGTCAACCGCTTTAAAGAATGAAGAGTTTAGAAAACTATTTGTCGAGTATGCAGAGGAGATCTCTGACCCTGACAACCGCCGTAAATATGAAGAAGAGATCGCTCAAATGGAGGGTGAAAGGGGCATGGACATCACGTTCATAAACCCAGAACCCGGTTATGTTCTCAAAACTACTGTCAATGGTGATAACAAGGCATTTATAAATATTTGTAGCAACGAGCATATTGAAAAGCCTAGCTCCACCAGTCAGGTTGGGCCTGATGGAAAGAAAGGACTCCAGTGGTCAATCCCGCACTCCTTTTCCCCTGTCCGGGATGACCTTGATAAACTGTCGAAAAAGTGCAAGGTTTACGATGTCGTGTTTCATCCCGACACTCTTCGGATGGCCAACAGCAATGAAAGGTTCCAAAAAATTATTGAAGACACTGCGTTTGATGGAATAATGCGGTCTTTTGATGTGAAATTGGACAAGAAGAATAAAAAGTTGCTAAAGATGAAGTTCAAAGGAACCCCGCAGGCTACCGTCATTCGCAAGAAAAAGTCTGAATCTTCGAATGAAACCCCTGCGTCGACGGAAACCAATGGAAACACAGATGACCCGTTGAATTTTCCCTATCCCTATGACAATTGTACAACAGATGAAAAGTCGAAAAAGATGCAAGAAGAAATACTGAATAGGGAAGAAGCGAAACGAAAGCAGGCTGAAAAGACCCAAGTCAACGGACAGAATgaaaaagaagatgatgatgatgatgcagtgCCAAAATACAGTATTGTCCATCGTTCCGAACTTGACATTCAAGAATACAGAGATGCCCCTGATGCAAGGACAAGCACCAGACCTACTGAATTGGTTGTTACTGTTGACCTGCCTTTGTTGAAGTCGGCCGCCTCTGTCGATTTGGACATCATGGAAAAGAAGCTTATCCTGATCTCAACCAAACCAGCTGCTTATAAACTGGACTTGAATCTCCCGTACCCAGTTGACGAGGCCAATGGAAGTGCCAAGTTTGATAAGAACAAGAGAAAGTTGACAGTAACGTTGCCCGTTATCCCTGATGAACGAAAAGGTTTGACATTGGACATTGCACCAGATGAAAATGTACCATCGAAGCCGGAGGGTCTGCCCGATTTAATCCCAGTGAATGAAGACCTCAGTAATTCTAAACCGTTGATTGAGGTCTTGCATTCTGATGACTTTAGTATGCCTGCTCAACAACAATCAATCGATTCTGGTGATCTCCCAGACTCCTCAGGAGAGGGAGAAGATTACAGAGACGAAAAGTGCATTTGGTCCAGTGAAGATGTTGGTGATGAGAAGTTTGTTCCAAAGATCTCGTATTCTTTCCCGAACAGCTACGATGTGAGTCAAGATGATCAAACGGTTAGCTGTGTTATCCAGGTTAAAAAAGTTTCCATTGATAGCGTCAGCAAAAGTTTCTCGGCAGATAAAAGGACAGtgactttgaaatttgttaCTGTAGGTGCAGGGGGATTTCCCTGCCATTACTGCTACTGTGTCCGGTTTCCTGAAAGTTGCAGTTTTGTCCCAGAGCAGGCTGGCGTGGATGTGATGGATGAGAATCTGGTGCTCTTGTTACTGAAAGAGAAATCCTGCAGGCAGGAGTGGAAAAGCTATCAAGTTGGCCTGGATGAAAATTCTTTTGAA GAGAAGCTGTTTGTAACAGAGGAAAGCCTGGGTGAGAGCCTAGACCACCTGACATCCGAGGCCAGTCACAGGGACACGACGAAGACCGATTCCCTTCCTCCCTTCAAAGTATCTGATCTGAATGAGGAGAAATTGGTCATAGAAGTTGGG GGTAATCCATTCCTCTCCGATTCTGACACTGATCACTCTCCACGAGAGATTGAAGTGGTCCACCAAAAGGCCACACCAAACATCCCAAGTATCCTGAGGCGAACTGTCTCTGAATCCAGCGCCAGTGATGACCTGTCAAGCAGCTGGAATGGCCGAATGGGAGGTGATCCTGCTTTCAGCCGGGAAAGTTCGCGCCAAGATTCATGGTCTGCATCAGAGACAGAGACTGGTGAAGGAAGGCTGCGTAAATCTGTCTCCTTCAATGAGCATATTGATATGACGACGTTCAGATCGACgcaggctgtcacaaccatgaaaaCAGCACTGAAAAGTAAACGGCGGCGCCAAAGGAAGAAGGACCAGAAACAGGATCGTCGACGCAGGCACAGCAGCACAGGCTCCGAGTGCAGTAGCAGTGATGATACGCCATTTATCGGAATGCCGCCTTGTGGCAAAGCAGGGAACCTCGATACACTTCCTGACGAGACCAGTGATTTGAGTCTGCCACAAAAAGATGTGGATAGGACTATTGGTAGAGATGATGTACATGCTGGAGGGATTGCTAATAAAATTAGTGATGATGAGTTGAGGACTAGTGTGAGTGATGAGGTTGTTGGTGGAGATTCCAATGAGCAACAGGAAGGGGAtagtatggagaaggaggaggaggattcTGTCAAACAGAGCTGGGAGGAACTCGGCGATGCAGACACTGACAAGCAGACGCCTGACAATGCCAAGCAGATGTCAGACAATCTTGTGGCTGACGGGTTTAAAGACAAGATAAAAGTATTGAGTAAAGAGGCAGctagtgatgatgaagatgatgttgatgaaaggACTGGGGGTTCTTGTGATGGGGATGCTGCTAACTCTTTGAGTTGGGATGACAAAGCTTCCTCTGGTGTTGATTGCTATGAGAATGAACACAAGACACAATGCGCATTTAACTTCAGCAATAGTGTGATCTATGATCTTGATGTAGATTAA